In Euphorbia lathyris chromosome 10, ddEupLath1.1, whole genome shotgun sequence, a single genomic region encodes these proteins:
- the LOC136209185 gene encoding RNA-binding protein CP33, chloroplastic, which yields MSALSMAASTISSSPLHTKLSNLTFSPSPLPLPTQFSQKPYKPFKFLKLNTHFPNPYFPQFSSDFHLACTAFESFESAEDDNVTSEDDLESETEETEDDGEEEEEEKPSGSNGEGRLYVGNLPYSMTSSQLTEIFQEAGRVASVEVIYDRVTDRSRGFGFVTMASIEEAKEAIQMFNGSLIGGRTARVNFPEVPKGGEREVMGTRMQSTYKGFVDSPHKLYAGNLGWTLTSQALRDAFADQPGLLSVKVIYERDTGRSRGFGFITFETAEAAEAALESMNGVEVEGRPLRLNLAADRARPVAYQRANAEDNLESTELFSGIGS from the exons ATGTCAGCTCTATCAATGGCAGCTTCAAccatttcttcttctcctctgcACACTAAACTCTCCAATCTCACTTTCTCACCTTCTCCTCTTCCTCTCCCCACCCAATTTTCACAAAAACCCTATAAACCCTTCAAATTTCTCAAACTCAATACGCATTTCCCCAATCCCTATTTCCCCCAATTTTCCTCCGATTTTCACCTCGCTTGTACCGCCTTCGAGAGCTTTGAATCAGCCGAAGATGATAATGTAACATCTGAAGATGACCTAGAATCTGAAACAGAAGAAACAGAAGAtgatggagaagaagaagaagaagagaagccGTCGGGATCTAATGGAGAAGGGAGACTTTATGTGGGGAATTTACCGTATTCTATGACTTCATCGCAATTGACTGAGATTTTTCAAGAAGCTGGTCGTGTGGCTAGTGTCGAG GTTATTTATGATAGAGTGACGGATAGGAGCAGGGGTTTTGGGTTTGTTACAATGGCAAGTATTGAAGAAGCTAAAGAAGCAATTCAAATGTTCAATGGATCA CTAATCGGAGGCCGAACTGCGAGGGTTAACTTCCCGGAAGTTCCAAAGGGAGGCGAAAGAGAAGTAATGGGAACAAGGATGCAAAGCACGTATAAGGGCTTTGTAGACAGTCCGCACAAGCTCTACGCAGGAAACCTCGGTTGGACTCTCACATCTCAAGCTCTTAGAGACGCATTCGCTGATCAACCGGGCTTATTAAGTGTCAAAGTCATCTACGAGAGAGACACAGGAAGGTCTCGTGGTTTCGGGTTTATAACTTTCGAGACTGCTGAAGCTGCTGAAGCTGCTCTAGAATCCATGAATGGAGTG GAAGTGGAAGGACGGCCTCTGAGATTGAATTTGGCTGCAGATAGAGCGCGCCCTGTTGCGTATCAGCGAGCAAATGCTGAAGATAACCTCGAGAGCACCGAATTGTTTTCTGGCATTGGCTCCTAA